GCGGCGCCGTGGGCACAGCGGTCTTCATCTCCATGCTGTTCAGCCTGGCCGCGGACCGCATCGCCACCGGCATGAAGGACGCCATGCAGAACGCCGACTACCTGAAGGTCCTGAAGGACCCCGCCGTGGCGGCCGACCCGGCCAACGCCAAGCTTTACGAGTTCTTCCAGAACGGCGCCAGCAACGATTCCCTCAATGACACCAGCTGGCTGCACACGGCCAATCCGGTACTCACCCGGCCCATCACCGAGGGCTTCGCACAGTCCATCGACGCCGTGATGCTCACGGCCGCCGTGCTCACCGGCATCGCCTTCCTGATCAGCTTCGCCCTGCCGAACAAGAAGCTCACCGACCCGAAGGCCGTCGCGCAGCGAGCAGCATCTGAATCCGTCCCGGCCCACTAGGTCCGCTTCCCTCGCCGGGGTTCCGGCTCACCTCACGGCAGGCAGTCTTCGGACTGCCTGCCGTTGTGTTTTTTGCGGTTGTGTATTCGGCCGTTTCTTCGACGACGGCGGCGCCTCCCGCCGTCGTCGTCCTCCGTCCCTAAGTGGAACCTCACAGCGTGAAGTGGCACACTGTTTAGCGCGTGTGCGCCGGCCAGCAGGGCCGGTTCCGTGGTCAACGATGTCCGCACAGCTAAAAACCCAACGCATCAAAATCCCAAGGGAGATCCATGTCCACATCCAGCACCGAAGGCCGCCCTGGCGTTCCCCGCAAGGTGATCGGCCTCGCCATCGCGGGAGCGGTGGGCGGGTTCCTCTTCGGCTTTGATTCCTCCGTTGTCAACGGCGCCGTAGACGCCATCAAGGACGAATTCGCCCTGAGCGAGGCGGTCACCGGCTTCGCCGTGGCGGTCGCCCTGCTGGGCTGCGCCGCCGGCGCCTTCCTGGCAGGCAAAGTGGCAGACAAGTACGGCCGCATCCCCGCCATGAAGCTCGGCGCCGTCCTCTTCCTGATCAGCGCCGTCGGCACCGGCTTCGCGTTCGGCGTCTGGGACCTGATCTTCTGGCGCCTGGTGGGCGGCCTCGGCATCGGCCTGGCCTCCGTCATTGCTCCGGCCTACATCTCGGAGATCTCGCCGCGGCACGTGCGCGGCCGGCTCGCATCGCTCCAGCAGCTTGCCATCACCACGGGTATCTTCGCCGCCCTCCTCTCCGACGCCCTGTTTGCCAACTCCGCCGGCGGCGCGGACCAGGCGCTCTGGCTCGGCATGGAAGCCTGGCGCTGGATGTTCCTCGCGGGTGCTGTCCCCGCCGTTGTCTACGGCTGGATCGCCTACACCCTGCCCGAATCACCGCGCTTCCTGGTCTTCAAGGGCAAGGAGGACGAGGCACGCAAGGTGTTCGAAACCATCGCCCCGTCCGAGGACACCGACCGCCACATCCGCGAGATCCAGTCCGCCATTGAGGAAGACAAACTCGCAGGCCAAAAGGGCTCGCTGCGCGGCAAGGTCTTCGGGCTGCAGGCTGTGGTGTGGATCGGCATTACCCTTTCGGTGCTGCAGCAGTTTGTCGGCATCAACGTGATCTTCTACTACTCCACCACGCTGTGGAAGGCCGTCGGTTTCCAGGAGAAGGACTCGCTCTCCATTTCCGTGGCCACGTCCATCACCAACATCCTGGTCACGCTCGTGGCCATCGCCCTGGTGGACCGCATCGGCCGCCGCCCCATCCTGCTGGCCGGCTCCATCGGCATGGCTGTTTCGCTGGGCGCCATGGCCCTGGCCTTCGCCTCGGCCACCGGATCCGGTGAAGAGATTTCGCTGCCCGGCGCGTGGGGCCCCGTAGCCCTGGTGGCTGCCAACGTCTTCGTGATCAGCTTTGGCGCCTCCTGGGGCCCGCTGGTGTGGGTGCTGCTGGGCGAGATCTTCCCGTCCCGGATCCGCGCCCGAGCCCTGGGCCTGGCCGCGGCCGCCCAGTGGATCGCCAACTTTGCCATCACCCTGAGCTTCCCCGTCATGGCGGTAGCTTCGCTGCCGCTGACGTACGCCATGTACGCTGCGTTCGCGGCGGCGTCGTTCTTCTTCGTGATGTTCAAGGTGCCGGAGACCAACGGCATGTCCCTGGAGCAGGCGGAGACGCTGTTCGTGCCGAAGGGGACCGTCAAGGTCTAATGCCTGTCTGAGGGCACACGTCCGAAGGCACACGCCGAAGTGACCTGCCCGACGCTCTCTCACTTGCTGCGCGAAAAGCACGAACGCTCTCTCACCCGCCGAACCGGGGTGGGAGAGCGTTGGTGAAAGACCGACAGGAAGTGAGAGAGCGTCGCTCCGGCTAAACGACGTGGGGTTCGTGGGCCGCGAGGTACCGGCGGCCCAGGAAGGCAATGGCGATGGCCACCACCATGGCCAGCGCACCGGCAAAGAACGGGACCTGCGGGCCGAAGTGCTCAG
This genomic window from Arthrobacter sp. 24S4-2 contains:
- a CDS encoding sugar porter family MFS transporter, with the translated sequence MSTSSTEGRPGVPRKVIGLAIAGAVGGFLFGFDSSVVNGAVDAIKDEFALSEAVTGFAVAVALLGCAAGAFLAGKVADKYGRIPAMKLGAVLFLISAVGTGFAFGVWDLIFWRLVGGLGIGLASVIAPAYISEISPRHVRGRLASLQQLAITTGIFAALLSDALFANSAGGADQALWLGMEAWRWMFLAGAVPAVVYGWIAYTLPESPRFLVFKGKEDEARKVFETIAPSEDTDRHIREIQSAIEEDKLAGQKGSLRGKVFGLQAVVWIGITLSVLQQFVGINVIFYYSTTLWKAVGFQEKDSLSISVATSITNILVTLVAIALVDRIGRRPILLAGSIGMAVSLGAMALAFASATGSGEEISLPGAWGPVALVAANVFVISFGASWGPLVWVLLGEIFPSRIRARALGLAAAAQWIANFAITLSFPVMAVASLPLTYAMYAAFAAASFFFVMFKVPETNGMSLEQAETLFVPKGTVKV